In Cicer arietinum cultivar CDC Frontier isolate Library 1 chromosome 7, Cicar.CDCFrontier_v2.0, whole genome shotgun sequence, a single window of DNA contains:
- the LOC101498678 gene encoding uncharacterized protein isoform X1: MFFSERIIMATATMATAAGAAALLYYTLNRKIQSQNTVNEDGEESGSDTPTDVRVTHRLIQAPATWLETISTLSETLRFTYSETLGKWPIGDLAFGISFLLKRQGNYHVDSVFGGKDSVQLKGSEITAELKYLLNLLTLCWHFSKKPFPSFLEEVGYTDENVLLREPKAGILKPAFTIIADHEMRCFLLLIRGTHSIKDTLTAVTGSVVPFHHTVVHQGGVSDLVLGYAHCGMVAAARWIAKLATPCLLEALGHYPDYEVKIVGHSLGGGTAAILTYVLREQKELSVATCVTFAPAACMTWELAESGNGFITSIINGADLVPTFSAASVDDLRSEVTASAWINDLRNQIEQTRILSTVYRSASALGSRLPSIASARAKVAGAGAMLQPVSNGTQVVMKRAKSMARAAWTRPNLNLSSWSCMGPRRRVTGAHSNSKEEGGTPTSSASDNAESSDPLLCSPKKGINAKSMNLPVSSSVDEWSSEIECVNESRADAEGDDDFHLSENMMDHERYEDQMSEVELWHQLEHELYDRPEGEEEDVVKEIREEEEAAITEVVGQTRNSSVPEMKEVHRFFPPGKIMHIVTLHSDSTEFESDGSPSSTSSDDSQPDETKIGIFLTSRSLYSKLRLSQTMISDHFMPIYRKQIERLIKELEEESSEDHRTQEVML, from the exons ATGTTCTTCAG TGAGAGGATAATCATGGCAACTGCAACCATGGCTACTGCAGCAGGTGCAGCTGCTCTTTTGTACTACACATTGAATAGGAAAATACAGTCTCAAAATACAGTCAATGAAGATGGTGAAGAAAGTGGTAGTGATACACCAACTGATGTGCGTGTGACTCATAGGTTAATCCAAGCCCCTGCTACATGGTTGGAGACAATTTCAACGTTGTCAGAAACTCTTAGGTTCACGTATTCAGAGACACTTGGCAAATGGCCCATTGGGGATTTAGCATTTGGTATCAGCTTTCTTCTCAAGAGGCAG GGGAACTATCATGTTGACAGTGTATTTGGTGGTAAGGATAGTGTACAGCTGAAAGGATCTGAGATTACTGCTGAACTAAAGTATCTTTTAAACTTGCTGACTTTGTGTTGGCATTTTTCAAAAAAGCCCTTTCCCTCATTTCTAGAAGAAGTTGGCTACACTGATGAGAATGTTCTTCTTCGGGAACCAAAAGCAGGA ATTCTCAAACCAGCTTTTACAATCATAGCTGATCACGAGATGAggtgttttttgttgttgattcgTGGCACACATAGTATCAAGGATACTCTAACAGCTGTTACAGGAAGCGTGGTACCATTTCATCACACTGTAGTTCATCAAGGGGGTGTTAGTGATTTGGTTTTAGGTTATGCGCATTGTGGAATGGTTGCTGCTGCACGTTGGATTGCAAAGCTTGCAACTCCTTGTCTCCTTGAAGCACTTGGCCACTACCCAGACTATGAAGTCAAG ATTGTAGGACACTCTTTGGGTGGAGGCACAGCCGCAATTCTAACATATGTACTAAGAGAGCAAAAGGAACTGTCTGTGGCTACATGTGTTACATTTGCTCCAG CCGCTTGTATGACGTGGGAGTTGGCAGAGTCAGGCAATGGTTTTATTACTTCTATCATAAATGGAGCTGATTTGGTTCCTACATTTTCTGCTGCATCTGTAGATGACTTGCGTTCTGAG GTGACAGCATCAGCCTGGATAAATGACTTGAGGAATCAAATTGAGCAAACAAGAATACTCAGTACTGTCTATCGTTCTGCCTCAGCACTTGGTTCTCGCCTCCCATCTATTGCCAGTGCTAGAGCAAAAGTTGCCGGTGCTGGTGCTATGTTGCAGCCAGTTTCTAATGGTACCCAG GTTGTGATGAAAAGGGCAAAGAGTATGGCTCGGGCAGCATGGACACGGCCAAACCTTAACCTCTCGTCTTGGTCATGCATGGGACCTCGTCGCCGAGTCACAGGTGCCCATTCAAACTCCAAAGAAGAAGGAGGTACCCCTACATCTTCAGCCTCTGATAATGCAGAAAGTTCTGATCCGCTTCTTTGTTCCCCCAAGAAGGGCATAAATGCCAAGAGCATGAACCTTCCTGTATCTTCATCTGTAGACGAGTGGTCATCTGAAATTGAATGTGTCAATGAAAGTCGTGCAGATGCTGAGGGGGATGATGATTTCCATCTCAGTGAGAACATGATGGACCATGAAAGATATGAGGATCAAATGAGTGAAGTGGAGTTGTGGCACCAACTGGAGCATGAGCTGTACGACAGACCTGAAGGGGAGGAGGAGGATGTCGTCAAGGAGATAAGGGAAGAAGAGGAAGCAGCCATAACCGAGGTAGTAGGGCAAACTCGTAACAGCTCTGTACCCGAAATGAAAGAAGTTCACAGATTTTTCCCTCCAGGAAAGATAATGCACATTGTTACACTCCACTCTGATTCTACTGAGTTTGAAAGTGATGGCAGCCCAAGCTCTACAAGTTCGGACGATAGCCAACCAGATGAGACTAAGATTGGGATTTTCCTAACTTCCAGGTCTCTATATAGTAAACTCAGACTTTCACAGACCATGATCAGTGATCACTTCATGCCAATATATAGAAAACAGATTGAAAGGCTAATTAAAGAACTTGAGGAAGAATCTTCTGAGGATCATAGAACACAAGAAGTAATGTTATAG
- the LOC101498678 gene encoding uncharacterized protein isoform X2, translated as MATATMATAAGAAALLYYTLNRKIQSQNTVNEDGEESGSDTPTDVRVTHRLIQAPATWLETISTLSETLRFTYSETLGKWPIGDLAFGISFLLKRQGNYHVDSVFGGKDSVQLKGSEITAELKYLLNLLTLCWHFSKKPFPSFLEEVGYTDENVLLREPKAGILKPAFTIIADHEMRCFLLLIRGTHSIKDTLTAVTGSVVPFHHTVVHQGGVSDLVLGYAHCGMVAAARWIAKLATPCLLEALGHYPDYEVKIVGHSLGGGTAAILTYVLREQKELSVATCVTFAPAACMTWELAESGNGFITSIINGADLVPTFSAASVDDLRSEVTASAWINDLRNQIEQTRILSTVYRSASALGSRLPSIASARAKVAGAGAMLQPVSNGTQVVMKRAKSMARAAWTRPNLNLSSWSCMGPRRRVTGAHSNSKEEGGTPTSSASDNAESSDPLLCSPKKGINAKSMNLPVSSSVDEWSSEIECVNESRADAEGDDDFHLSENMMDHERYEDQMSEVELWHQLEHELYDRPEGEEEDVVKEIREEEEAAITEVVGQTRNSSVPEMKEVHRFFPPGKIMHIVTLHSDSTEFESDGSPSSTSSDDSQPDETKIGIFLTSRSLYSKLRLSQTMISDHFMPIYRKQIERLIKELEEESSEDHRTQEVML; from the exons ATGGCAACTGCAACCATGGCTACTGCAGCAGGTGCAGCTGCTCTTTTGTACTACACATTGAATAGGAAAATACAGTCTCAAAATACAGTCAATGAAGATGGTGAAGAAAGTGGTAGTGATACACCAACTGATGTGCGTGTGACTCATAGGTTAATCCAAGCCCCTGCTACATGGTTGGAGACAATTTCAACGTTGTCAGAAACTCTTAGGTTCACGTATTCAGAGACACTTGGCAAATGGCCCATTGGGGATTTAGCATTTGGTATCAGCTTTCTTCTCAAGAGGCAG GGGAACTATCATGTTGACAGTGTATTTGGTGGTAAGGATAGTGTACAGCTGAAAGGATCTGAGATTACTGCTGAACTAAAGTATCTTTTAAACTTGCTGACTTTGTGTTGGCATTTTTCAAAAAAGCCCTTTCCCTCATTTCTAGAAGAAGTTGGCTACACTGATGAGAATGTTCTTCTTCGGGAACCAAAAGCAGGA ATTCTCAAACCAGCTTTTACAATCATAGCTGATCACGAGATGAggtgttttttgttgttgattcgTGGCACACATAGTATCAAGGATACTCTAACAGCTGTTACAGGAAGCGTGGTACCATTTCATCACACTGTAGTTCATCAAGGGGGTGTTAGTGATTTGGTTTTAGGTTATGCGCATTGTGGAATGGTTGCTGCTGCACGTTGGATTGCAAAGCTTGCAACTCCTTGTCTCCTTGAAGCACTTGGCCACTACCCAGACTATGAAGTCAAG ATTGTAGGACACTCTTTGGGTGGAGGCACAGCCGCAATTCTAACATATGTACTAAGAGAGCAAAAGGAACTGTCTGTGGCTACATGTGTTACATTTGCTCCAG CCGCTTGTATGACGTGGGAGTTGGCAGAGTCAGGCAATGGTTTTATTACTTCTATCATAAATGGAGCTGATTTGGTTCCTACATTTTCTGCTGCATCTGTAGATGACTTGCGTTCTGAG GTGACAGCATCAGCCTGGATAAATGACTTGAGGAATCAAATTGAGCAAACAAGAATACTCAGTACTGTCTATCGTTCTGCCTCAGCACTTGGTTCTCGCCTCCCATCTATTGCCAGTGCTAGAGCAAAAGTTGCCGGTGCTGGTGCTATGTTGCAGCCAGTTTCTAATGGTACCCAG GTTGTGATGAAAAGGGCAAAGAGTATGGCTCGGGCAGCATGGACACGGCCAAACCTTAACCTCTCGTCTTGGTCATGCATGGGACCTCGTCGCCGAGTCACAGGTGCCCATTCAAACTCCAAAGAAGAAGGAGGTACCCCTACATCTTCAGCCTCTGATAATGCAGAAAGTTCTGATCCGCTTCTTTGTTCCCCCAAGAAGGGCATAAATGCCAAGAGCATGAACCTTCCTGTATCTTCATCTGTAGACGAGTGGTCATCTGAAATTGAATGTGTCAATGAAAGTCGTGCAGATGCTGAGGGGGATGATGATTTCCATCTCAGTGAGAACATGATGGACCATGAAAGATATGAGGATCAAATGAGTGAAGTGGAGTTGTGGCACCAACTGGAGCATGAGCTGTACGACAGACCTGAAGGGGAGGAGGAGGATGTCGTCAAGGAGATAAGGGAAGAAGAGGAAGCAGCCATAACCGAGGTAGTAGGGCAAACTCGTAACAGCTCTGTACCCGAAATGAAAGAAGTTCACAGATTTTTCCCTCCAGGAAAGATAATGCACATTGTTACACTCCACTCTGATTCTACTGAGTTTGAAAGTGATGGCAGCCCAAGCTCTACAAGTTCGGACGATAGCCAACCAGATGAGACTAAGATTGGGATTTTCCTAACTTCCAGGTCTCTATATAGTAAACTCAGACTTTCACAGACCATGATCAGTGATCACTTCATGCCAATATATAGAAAACAGATTGAAAGGCTAATTAAAGAACTTGAGGAAGAATCTTCTGAGGATCATAGAACACAAGAAGTAATGTTATAG
- the LOC101498004 gene encoding uncharacterized protein → MSATMISDPMDITTSPESQSTIIVSQTEVEFAICDCCGLTEECTPAYISRIRERYNGKWVCGLCSEAVKDEIVRSKRLVSTEEAMIKHMNFCKKFNTSGPPTNPTVHLIKAMRQILRRSLENPTRVRSTPSSPTKMISREIHGSGALARSESCFSTLSGS, encoded by the coding sequence ATGTCAGCAACAATGATAAGTGACCCAATGGATATAACAACATCACCAGAAAGTCAATCAACAATTATAGTTTCACAAACTGAAGTTGAATTTGCAATATGTGACTGTTGTGGACTAACAGAAGAATGCACACCAGCATACATATCAAGAATCAGAGAAAGGTACAATGGAAAATGGGTTTGTGGATTATGTTCTGAAGCTGTAAAAGATGAAATTGTAAGATCTAAAAGACTTGTAAGCACAGAAGAAGCAATGATAAAACATATGAACTTTTGCAAGAAATTCAACACTTCAGGTCCTCCAACAAATCCAACAGTGCATTTGATAAAAGCTATGAGACAGATTCTTAGGAGGAGTTTGGAGAATCCAACAAGAGTTAGGTCTACACCAAGTAGTCCAACTAAGATGATTAGTAGAGAAATTCATGGTTCTGGTGCACTTGCTAGGTCTGAAAGCTGTTTTTCTACTTTGTCTGGTTCATGA